The Brassica napus cultivar Da-Ae chromosome C1, Da-Ae, whole genome shotgun sequence DNA segment ATctcaaaaactttttttaattgcAGGAACAAAGCAGCTATTGTAAAAGCAGGTGCAGTTCACAAAATGCTGAAGCTAATCGAGTCTCCAAACACACCTGACCAATCTATCGCAGAAGCTGTGGTAGCTAACTTCCTAGGATTAAGTGCTCTAGACTCAAACAAACCAATAATTGGTTCTTCAGGAGCAATCATCTTCCTAGTGAAAACTCTTCAGAACTTGGACGAAACAAGCAGCTCACAAGCTAGAGAAGACGCGTTAAGAGCTCTCTACAACCTCTCAATCTACCAGCCAAACGTTTCATTCATCCTCGAAACCGATCTAGTCACGTTTCTCTTGAACACACTGGGAGATATGGAAGTGAGCGAGAGGATCCTCGCTATCTTAAGCAATATAGTGGCAGTTCCAGAAGGAAGGAAAGCGATCAGTTCAGTATGCGACGCGTTTCCGGTTCTGGTCGATGTGCTGAACTGGACCGACTCTCCCGGGTGCCAAGAGAAGGCCACTTACATACTAATGTTGATGGCTCACAAAGGATATGGAGATAGACAAGCAATGATTGAGGCGGGAATCGAATCCTCGTTGCTAGAGTTGACCCTTTTGGGAAGTGCATTGTCTCAGAAGAGGGCATCGAGGATATTAGAGTGTCTTAGAGTAGACAAAGGGAAGCAAGTCTTGGATAGTACCGGATCATGCGGAGCCTTATCCGCACCGATCTATGGGACTAGAGGTAACGGTTTGGACCATGAGGAAAGCGACTTGATGATGAGCGAAGAGAGGAAAGCAGTGAAGCAGTTAGTGCAACAGAGTTTACAAAGCAACATGAAGAGAATAGCAAAGAGAGCTAATTTGCCACAAGAGTTTGTTCCTTCAGAGCATTTTAAATCACTCTCTATAAGCTCCACTTCAAAGAGCCTTCCCTTTTGAGAATGTAAGTGTTTTCATCATTAATCATTACTTTCTAATTAAATTAAGTAGAGATTGTCACATTGATAATAAGTTTGGCCCTTTTGAATATGCAAGTGTTTCATCATTAATCATTAATTTCTAATTAACTTAAGTAGAGATTGTCACATTGATACTCCCTCCGTATTTTAATATAACCAGAACCATGCACGtagattaaaaaatcattaattttttatattttttaaataaaaacattattaattatttacctaactacaaatcaaccaataataaaatagaagatatattattattggtcatataatattagatgttaataaattttatatagaaaactgaaaacgtcatataatttggaacataaaaatttttttaaaacgacttatataaaaaaaacggagggagtaataagTTTGGTTAACTTTCTTCACAAGGCTTTTTGATTCCATGCTCTGTCTCTCACTGACTGACAGTGGCATCTATTGTAAATTCATGGAAAGTTGGAGGGGATTGACGTAGTCACTCACATGCACTTCACCAGTTTATCAGACATCATCGAGACCCCACCCACATATCTTGAGTCTTGAAAAATTACCAAAGTGCCAACCTAGAGTGTcggtcattttctttttctaaagtATGGCTCGGTCCACTCTTGcctatgctttttttttttttttccatctagtATTTTTATTAATGGGTCGAAGCCCAAAAAACTACttcaaacaaaaacacaaacccCACTACAAGGACAAAGTAAAACCCGACATAAAGGGTCCACGATAAACGGGCCTAAAGCCCAAACTCTACCAACCGAACGGCGCCTCCGAGCCACACATCCAAAAAACTCGCATGCTCGCCCACGTGTTAACATCTACCCAACCAACCGAAACACGTGTTTGAACCTCAAACAACGAGGAAAAAACACGCGTCACGAGAACTTCCACGTCTCTCTACCAAAGAAGAACGCCGGAGCAAATACCGACGATTCACAGGAACCCACCGGAACAGGAACCACCGCAATCCCTTCATCTTCTGATTCTCCTTGCGACGGAGAGCATCATCGAACCTATTCGAGATCTCATCCGCAGAGACAGCAACCACCAAACAACTCATACATCTTCGTTACCAAATCTCCAACCCTTGGAGAACCTCAATCGATCTTTAAAAACAAACGAAATCCGGCGAAGATCAACGCTTTGAGAGCCGCCGCTTGCCGGAAGAGAAGCCAGCCAAGACAAACGTAAACGAAATCGCCGCTTGCCAGAGTCAAAACCCGAACATCGGGAGTCGATGCTGATGAGAATCCGGCGATTCGGTGAAGAGACCACATCACCATCCCGTTGATTCTTCAGATGGTTTCATCTCAACCTTCCTCTGTGTCAGATCTGAAGAAAGGGAACAGAGCTGAAGGAGAGAGCCCGTGCCTATGCTTTTATTATTGtttgtatttaattttgattttttttgtctcgGTAAAATATGTCCTAAATAgagttttggagtcttttgagaCAATAGTTTATGGTTGTGCCATCGTTTTCCGAATAGAAAATAGAGTAATGCCTGAATAAACAATGTGGCGGCGTGGAGAAATTTGGATCTGTGGATCTAACAACATTTGtttattcttgttttgtttcgtagcgaatttatttttaataagtaGAAAATAACCAAGCATCGTGTCTTGTAGGTGTCATTTTGAAGCAGTTCCACGAAAACAGAAGGAGAGCGTTGCTTCGACAGATCTATTCAGCTTCTGAAAACAGCCAAGCAGACACAATCTAATTAGCATATAGTGTACGGTGTACCCTACGTAAGACGTGTCGTTGAATTTTCCATGTGGAGTTACTTTTTTGTTTGAGTGAGTGGTTttgttaaaagtaaaaataccCACTACGTCTACTAGCCTTAGTGGTATGTTATTATAAAGTTATGGGCTTTGTTAGCTTTTACATCTACCAATTATATCTGCTTTTCTAGTCTTATAATATGGTGTGTATATATCTTTTTCTGGATCGTGAGTATTCACATACTTAAAAAGTAAAACATTCGAGTATGTTTATacatttttctatgtttttcctTTTGATATAGAACTACTTAACTATGGTCCCAAATAATTAAGAACATAAATGAACGGTGGGAGAGGCATGTGGAGAGTGTGACTGCTATCATTAAAGGTAGTctattttatttggtttgataTGATTTAAGGTAATGGAATACACTCTTCTGTGGATACTACTAAAGCTGCACTAGCTGTGTATGTATATGGATGGACTTTATACTTATCTATTACATTTTCATTTCCCGCTAATTATTATACTAGAATAGGTATCCTCTTTCTTATGGTTAGTATCATTTTCAAACTCGATTAGTTGATATTTGATAATGATATACGTATGTAGCTTAAGCCACTTGAGACCTACTCACAACCAGGCTACTGGCATATAAAATTTACTTTGGTAGTATAACCAAATGATAGCGAAaggataatatatttttcaacttAAACCTATTTATATATACTCCTCGACAGCTGAGTAGATGTAAGAATAGCAGGCAGGTGCGCTAAACGCGCTCCTGACATTATTCTCTCATATGAATGCATTCACACTGTTAGAGATTTGATTCTGTGCTAAAAAGTCTCCTAACAGCTTTAACTTGTCGTTGTCAATTTCCGAGAGAATGTGAACTCCATCAATTCCGCACGACTTTAAACGTAGAAATCCCCtctatattaattgaaaaacatttgaaaaattagaaccttaattttgtattaatt contains these protein-coding regions:
- the LOC106375389 gene encoding U-box domain-containing protein 14-like, which encodes MAKCHRNNIGSLIHDPPPTTSSGYHFRLWSTFSRSAFRRKILNAVSCGGSSRYRHELREEEKEERSYVTVTTEKKSTVKANTIAAALNGAAFEEKAKKSEKLCDLLNLAEVEADVETKWKEEALDALKRVVRELQAVAARGVDDGGECRKKVAAASEVRLLAKEDPEARVTLAMLGAIPPLVSMIDDESRTADAQIASLYALLNLGIGNDANKAAIVKAGAVHKMLKLIESPNTPDQSIAEAVVANFLGLSALDSNKPIIGSSGAIIFLVKTLQNLDETSSSQAREDALRALYNLSIYQPNVSFILETDLVTFLLNTLGDMEVSERILAILSNIVAVPEGRKAISSVCDAFPVLVDVLNWTDSPGCQEKATYILMLMAHKGYGDRQAMIEAGIESSLLELTLLGSALSQKRASRILECLRVDKGKQVLDSTGSCGALSAPIYGTRGNGLDHEESDLMMSEERKAVKQLVQQSLQSNMKRIAKRANLPQEFVPSEHFKSLSISSTSKSLPF